Below is a genomic region from Planctomycetaceae bacterium.
CACTACTGGCTGGCGTATTGTGAGAAGTTTCAACGCGATCGTGACCGACTTGCCGATTGCCGCCGACGGGTGAATGTGAGTCCGCTGGGGGCCGCCGCGCTGGCAGGTTCGTCTCTGCCGATCGATCGACAAATGACTGCAAGCCTCCTTGGTTTCGAAGGCGTCGCAGCCAACAGTCTGGACGTGAGCAGCGACCGCGACTACCTGGTTGAGTTCGTATTTGGCCTGTCATTGATTTCTGCCCATTTGAGCACCTTGTGCGAAGAATGGATCCTCTGGTTCACCACAGAGTTCAATTTCCTTCGACTGCCGGACGCCTACACAACGGGTTCGTCGATCATGCCGCAAAAGCGGAACCCGGACGTTCTGGAGTTGATTCGCGGCAAGACGGCTCGCGTGATGGCTTCCGTTCCCCAGCTTTTGATCCTGCTGAAGAGCCTCCCTATGGCTTACAACCGTGATTTGCAGGAGGACAAGCTGGCTATGTTCAGTGCATACGACACGGTTCGGTCCTGTCTGGAGCTGACGCCCGCGATTGTTGCCGGTGCGGAACTGAAGCTGGATCAGATTCGTTCGAAGCTTGAAGACGGATTTCTGGATGCGACGGCGCTCATGGAATACCTGATCAAGAAGGGGGTTCCCATGAGAACCGGCCATGAAACGGTTGGAAAGCTGGTTGGAAAATGCGAAAAGGCAGGCTGCCGATTGAACGATCTTTCTCTGAATGACCTGCGCGCAGCGTGCGACCTGATCGAGGAAGATGTCTACCAGATTCTGGGGGCTGAAAATGCGATGAAAGCCTTGCAATCTTACGGATCCGGTGGCCAATCGTCTGTGACGGAACGGGTCAGGGAATGGAGAGAGAGGCTGAGTTCCTGAGTTGATTGTCCTGCGGGAGGGGTTGTATCGATTCGGTGATTGATCCTGCCCACCGATAAACTCCGTCAGCGCC
It encodes:
- the argH gene encoding argininosuccinate lyase; translation: MAKAWGGRFSQATDPRVEAFTESISFDHRLFEADIRGSIAHASMLAAVGLITDHERDLITSTLSEIREEIRQGNFPFSHELEDIHMHIESSLIARIGDVGRKLHTGRSRNDQVSTDLKLYVRDAIDDLDKLLADIQSAFVDRCSTDADVVLPGYTHLQRAQPVLAAHYWLAYCEKFQRDRDRLADCRRRVNVSPLGAAALAGSSLPIDRQMTASLLGFEGVAANSLDVSSDRDYLVEFVFGLSLISAHLSTLCEEWILWFTTEFNFLRLPDAYTTGSSIMPQKRNPDVLELIRGKTARVMASVPQLLILLKSLPMAYNRDLQEDKLAMFSAYDTVRSCLELTPAIVAGAELKLDQIRSKLEDGFLDATALMEYLIKKGVPMRTGHETVGKLVGKCEKAGCRLNDLSLNDLRAACDLIEEDVYQILGAENAMKALQSYGSGGQSSVTERVREWRERLSS